DNA from Candidatus Zixiibacteriota bacterium:
GCAACCCCACTACCTTGCCGGCAATCGTGAAGCCGGGGGTGCCTTTTTCGATTATGATGGGGCCGTAATCGGGGTTTTCGGGTTCGAGGCGGATACGCTTGCGTTCGGGATAGAACCGCTTGACCGTCGCCTCGTTCTCGATTTGGGCAACTACTATTTCGCCCTTCTGGGCTGTTTGCTGACGGCGCACAAGTACGTAATCGCCATCGAAAATGCCGGCGTTTATCATCGAATCGCCCTGCACGCGTAAGGCGAAAATATGTTCGCCCGAGACAAACGAGCGGTCGACATAATAACTGCCCTCGATATTCTGCTCGGCCCATAACGGCATGCCGGCGGCTACTTTGCCGACAATCGGCACCGCCCGCAGTTG
Protein-coding regions in this window:
- the lexA gene encoding transcriptional repressor LexA — its product is MKELTKRQREIFDYIKKSVVEKGWPPSLREIGEEFGINSTNGVRSALEALERKGYIRRNRYLSRGIEIVKEAPEHLDNSQLRAVPIVGKVAAGMPLWAEQNIEGSYYVDRSFVSGEHIFALRVQGDSMINAGIFDGDYVLVRRQQTAQKGEIVVAQIENEATVKRFYPERKRIRLEPENPDYGPIIIEKGTPGFTIAGKVVGLLRKM